GACCAGCTTGGCCTCGAAACGGCGCTTGTCCCAGCGCTCGTTGATCGGGCCCGACGGCGCCTTGCCGTCGACGACCGGCTCGCCGGTCCTGTAGTCCACATAGGTAGTCATGTCAGCTCACCACTCCGGTCATGACGCCCACGGGTACGGCGATGAAGCCGGCCGTGAGCAGCAGCGCGAGGACGTTGGCGACGGTCTTCAGGGCGCGGTCTCGGGTGCGGCTGCCGGCGCCGAGGGTCTGGGCGGCGCTCCAGAAGCCGTGCCGGATGTGCAGGCCGAGGGCGAGCATCGCGACGATGTAGATGACGTTGCCGTACCACGTGGAGAAGGTGTCCACGACGTTCTGGTACGGGTGGCCCTCCTGGAAGCCGCCCGAGTGCACGGTGCCGGTCGTCAGGTCCAGGACGTGCCAGACGATGAACAGGCCGAGGATGATGCCGCCCCAGCGCATGGTGCGGGTCGCGTAGGAGGCCCGCGGCTTCTTGTGCACGTACTTGCTGGGGCGTGCCTTGATGTCGCGGCGGCTGAGCTGGTACGCCGAGGTGGCGTGGGCGACGACGGCGGCGACCAGCACGACGCGGATCAGCCAGAGCGTCCACTCGTAGTGCATGAACGGTTCGCCGACCGTGCGCAGCCAGTGGCCGTACGCGTTGAACTCGCCCGCGCCGAAGTAGATCTTCAGGTTGCCGATCATGTGGGCGACCAGGTACAGCAGCATGATCAGCCCGCTGACCGCCATCACGGTCTTCTTGCCGACGGTGGAGTCCCACACCGTGCGTGCCATGGACGGCCGTCGATCCGTCCGCGTTGCCAGAGCCATGGAACAGGACGCTAGGCCCGAACCACCTCATCGGTCCAAGACATGGTCCGGCTCGTTTCGATAGGCACTGGCTATGCTGGCTGGATGCAGTTCCAGCAGCTCCAGTACTTCGTGGCGGTCGCCGAGACCCGGCACTTCACCCGGGCCGCCGATCTGGTGCATGTCGCACAGCCCTCGCTGTCGCAGCAGATCAAGGCGCTGGAGCGGGAGTTGGGCGCGGACCTGTTCCTGCGGGCGCGCGGCAACATCACGCTGACGGACGCCGGGGAGGCCCTGCTCCCGCTGGCCCGGCGCATCCTGGCCGACGCGGACACCGCACGGCACGAGGTGCAGGAACTGGTGCAGCTGCGTCAGGGCCGGGTCCGGCTGGGCGCGACCCCGAGCCTGTGCACGGGCCTGCTCCCGGACGTGCTGCGCGCCTTCCACGACCGCTACCCCGGCA
Above is a window of Streptomyces sp. DT2A-34 DNA encoding:
- a CDS encoding succinate dehydrogenase — translated: MARTVWDSTVGKKTVMAVSGLIMLLYLVAHMIGNLKIYFGAGEFNAYGHWLRTVGEPFMHYEWTLWLIRVVLVAAVVAHATSAYQLSRRDIKARPSKYVHKKPRASYATRTMRWGGIILGLFIVWHVLDLTTGTVHSGGFQEGHPYQNVVDTFSTWYGNVIYIVAMLALGLHIRHGFWSAAQTLGAGSRTRDRALKTVANVLALLLTAGFIAVPVGVMTGVVS